In a genomic window of Mucilaginibacter sp. KACC 22063:
- a CDS encoding ABC transporter permease has translation MLSTNLKIAKVHLTAKVRQTLVAMLGVTFGISMYIFMNSFMAGVNDTQTQLAFTSLAHIRVYNDGPADQTNLVSRAYPTHTAVYLRNAKLIQYTTGIKNILPIKALVQKQKNVIAVTPQVNINVFFRNSGNKLNGILSGVDVVNENSVFGIADYMLIGRWNDLQYRTDGIILGADLATSLSVNIDDNINILTSDGISHNYKLIGIYRTNVKSVDKSKAYINIASARQLLSENQNYVTDLQINVRNYEQTASLVARIASVIPYKVESWQTANQQLEAGSQLRNIIAIAVSLTILIVAGFGIYNIMNMTINEKIREIAILKAMGFSGKDITEIFLTQAVVIGIAGGIAGMLLGFVIAKLINHIPFRLAGLETLPMTYHLKDYLMAFVFGLFITTIAGYLPARKASKIDPVEIIRG, from the coding sequence ATGTTAAGTACTAATCTTAAAATAGCAAAGGTGCATCTTACCGCCAAGGTGAGACAAACGTTAGTGGCTATGCTTGGCGTTACGTTTGGTATTTCGATGTATATTTTCATGAACAGCTTTATGGCTGGGGTCAATGATACGCAGACACAGCTTGCCTTTACTTCACTGGCGCATATCCGGGTATACAATGATGGTCCCGCTGATCAAACCAACCTGGTGAGCCGGGCCTACCCTACTCATACAGCAGTATATCTGCGGAACGCAAAATTGATACAGTATACTACAGGCATAAAAAACATACTACCAATTAAGGCACTGGTGCAAAAGCAAAAGAATGTAATAGCTGTTACCCCGCAAGTTAACATCAACGTTTTTTTCCGGAATAGCGGCAATAAGCTGAACGGTATCTTATCCGGTGTAGATGTTGTAAATGAAAACAGTGTATTCGGCATTGCAGACTACATGCTTATAGGTAGATGGAATGATCTCCAATACCGGACAGACGGCATTATACTGGGCGCAGATCTGGCCACCAGCCTGAGCGTAAATATTGATGACAATATTAACATTCTTACGTCTGACGGCATTAGCCATAACTATAAACTGATTGGGATATATCGCACCAACGTTAAATCTGTAGATAAATCAAAAGCTTATATTAATATAGCCTCAGCACGGCAACTACTTTCAGAAAACCAGAATTACGTAACCGACCTTCAGATCAACGTCCGCAATTATGAGCAAACGGCCTCGCTGGTGGCGCGCATTGCCTCGGTGATTCCTTATAAAGTAGAAAGCTGGCAAACGGCAAATCAACAACTTGAAGCCGGTTCGCAGTTACGGAATATCATTGCTATTGCTGTATCACTCACCATACTTATTGTAGCCGGTTTTGGTATCTACAACATCATGAATATGACAATCAATGAAAAGATCAGAGAAATTGCAATACTTAAAGCGATGGGATTTTCCGGAAAGGATATTACAGAAATATTTCTGACACAAGCAGTAGTTATCGGTATAGCCGGAGGTATTGCCGGCATGTTATTGGGATTTGTCATTGCCAAATTGATTAATCATATCCCTTTTCGGCTCGCCGGTCTGGAAACACTACCGATGACTTATCATCTGAAGGACTATCTGATGGCCTTCGTCTTCGGCCTGTTCATAACAACCATCGCTGGTTATCTGCCCGCCAGGAAAGCGTCTAAAATTGATCCTGTAGAAATTATAAGAGGATAG
- a CDS encoding ABC transporter ATP-binding protein: MSKAIALKAEQIVKYFYEPEKFQVLKGISIEVNKGEFLSLTGKSGSGKSTLLYVLSTMDTDYEGSLTINSEKLTGQTQNALAAFRNEHIGFVFQFHYLLPEFSVIDNVMLPALKLNKKHKDEIEFKALQHLKLLGLETQALKMAGKLSGGQQQRVAIARALINDPTIIMGDEPTGNLDSKNTNVVFEIFKELTRAQGQTIIAVTHDDDFAKNSDRIIDLSDGTIVG, translated from the coding sequence ATGTCAAAAGCAATTGCGTTAAAAGCAGAACAGATCGTCAAATATTTTTATGAGCCTGAAAAGTTTCAGGTTTTAAAAGGTATCAGTATTGAAGTTAATAAAGGTGAGTTTCTGTCCCTTACCGGAAAATCCGGCTCTGGTAAATCTACTTTATTATATGTTTTATCTACCATGGATACCGATTATGAGGGCAGCCTTACAATCAATAGCGAAAAGCTTACAGGACAAACACAAAATGCACTTGCGGCATTCCGCAATGAACATATCGGCTTTGTTTTTCAGTTTCATTACCTGCTGCCCGAGTTTTCCGTTATCGATAATGTGATGTTGCCTGCACTAAAACTTAATAAAAAGCATAAAGATGAAATTGAGTTTAAAGCATTGCAGCATCTTAAACTTTTAGGACTGGAAACACAAGCCCTAAAAATGGCCGGAAAGTTATCCGGGGGGCAGCAGCAACGGGTTGCTATCGCAAGAGCTTTGATCAACGATCCGACAATTATTATGGGCGATGAGCCAACCGGTAACCTCGACTCTAAAAACACCAATGTAGTATTTGAAATTTTTAAAGAGCTAACTAGGGCACAAGGGCAAACTATTATTGCCGTAACGCACGACGATGACTTTGCAAAAAACAGCGACCGTATTATTGATTTGAGCGATGGCACAATTGTAGGATAG
- a CDS encoding sensor histidine kinase, whose product MKRYNLKIGLPVCLLIAVMVVVARPSMFSGIVQYLLVTLSYFIFSVISWISNQYFIQTEYFKKGKFSRLTFFAVSIICGFCFSFLLQYTITGMDKFFGGASLGDHKLLLLPILFRGTLFNVLNAFLVFHLHEVKEKEQSQLELAALKQAQLQADMSILKEQLSPHFLFNAFSNITTLTREQPVADYVQHLADVYRYLLSHQKKDCVLLQEELTFTESYLYIIKTRLEQAISISIDVPKHFLNCKIPPLTLQLLMENAIKHNITSTARPLKIRLYTVGKKLIITNNIQLRSSVTTSSGIGLGNIADRYRLLFNETISIEKTDDLFLVALPLIYESTDH is encoded by the coding sequence GTGAAAAGATACAATCTGAAGATAGGCCTCCCGGTTTGCCTGCTGATTGCAGTAATGGTGGTAGTGGCCCGGCCATCGATGTTTTCCGGTATTGTCCAATACTTACTGGTAACACTATCTTACTTTATTTTTTCAGTAATTTCCTGGATAAGCAACCAATATTTTATACAGACAGAATATTTCAAAAAAGGAAAATTCAGCAGGTTAACGTTCTTTGCTGTTTCCATTATTTGTGGTTTTTGTTTCTCATTTCTTTTACAATACACTATTACCGGGATGGATAAATTCTTCGGTGGCGCGTCGTTAGGAGATCACAAATTATTGCTTTTACCTATCCTTTTCAGAGGCACACTTTTTAATGTACTGAATGCCTTCCTGGTGTTTCATTTGCATGAAGTAAAAGAAAAAGAACAAAGCCAGCTGGAACTCGCGGCTCTAAAACAGGCGCAACTGCAGGCTGATATGTCCATTTTAAAAGAACAGCTTAGCCCGCATTTCCTGTTTAACGCGTTTAGCAATATTACAACGCTTACCAGGGAACAACCAGTTGCTGATTATGTGCAACATCTGGCCGATGTATACAGGTACCTGCTAAGTCACCAAAAAAAAGATTGCGTATTGCTGCAGGAAGAATTAACTTTTACAGAGTCATATCTTTATATCATTAAAACGCGTTTAGAGCAGGCGATCAGTATTTCGATAGATGTGCCCAAGCATTTTTTAAACTGTAAAATCCCTCCGCTGACACTGCAATTGCTTATGGAAAATGCGATAAAGCATAATATTACATCAACAGCCAGGCCATTAAAGATCAGGCTTTATACTGTTGGAAAGAAATTAATCATCACTAATAATATTCAACTGCGCAGTTCAGTTACTACCTCATCTGGTATCGGGCTTGGTAATATTGCAGATCGTTACCGCCTGCTTTTTAACGAAACCATAAGCATCGAAAAAACGGACGACCTTTTTTTAGTTGCACTACCATTAATTTATGAAAGTACTGATCATTGA
- a CDS encoding LytR/AlgR family response regulator transcription factor, whose translation MKVLIIEDEAPLARQLADTIRRINHEVTITGMIESVEEAIGWLNQNDMPDLIFSDIHLADGLSFEIYEKVKISCPIIFCTAFDEYLLQAFETNAISYLLKPVQPDKIKQALDKLAMLRQQSEKDMIVVALQRLMRQMKPAYKTSLLINHREKIIPVLIKDVAYFCLENTVIRAHMLQHQQYYLTTSLDELEKIIDPQIFYRANRQYLINRNAVTGVERFFSRKLAVKLSVETPETIIVSKIKAAEFLAWLEGQ comes from the coding sequence ATGAAAGTACTGATCATTGAAGATGAAGCACCTTTGGCACGTCAACTGGCAGATACGATCAGGCGGATCAACCATGAAGTGACTATTACAGGTATGATAGAATCTGTAGAGGAGGCTATTGGCTGGCTAAATCAAAATGATATGCCTGATCTGATTTTTTCAGATATTCATCTGGCCGACGGGTTGAGTTTTGAAATTTACGAAAAGGTAAAAATTTCATGTCCAATTATCTTTTGTACTGCCTTTGATGAATATTTGCTACAAGCTTTTGAAACCAATGCCATCAGCTACCTGCTTAAACCTGTACAGCCTGATAAAATAAAACAAGCGCTGGACAAACTGGCAATGCTTCGTCAACAGTCTGAAAAAGACATGATAGTTGTTGCACTGCAAAGGCTAATGAGACAGATGAAACCTGCCTATAAAACCAGCCTCCTGATTAATCACAGAGAAAAAATAATTCCTGTTTTAATAAAAGATGTTGCTTACTTCTGTCTGGAAAATACCGTTATTCGGGCACATATGCTGCAACATCAGCAATATTACCTGACCACCAGTTTGGACGAACTCGAAAAAATTATTGATCCCCAAATATTCTATCGCGCCAACCGACAATACCTTATTAACCGGAATGCTGTTACCGGTGTTGAACGATTTTTTTCCCGTAAACTGGCAGTTAAACTATCTGTAGAAACACCGGAAACAATTATAGTGAGTAAAATAAAAGCCGCTGAGTTTTTAGCCTGGTTAGAGGGACAGTGA
- a CDS encoding alpha/beta fold hydrolase has translation MNRLTVKDGTEIYFKDLGKGQPIFFHHGWPLSSDDWDAQMMFFLEQGFRVIAHDRRGHGRSTQTFTGNDMDTYAADVAELVNFLDLKDVIHIGHSTGGGEAIRYAAKYGKERVAKVVLISAITPYMIQDENNPDGVPLAVFDDIRHNTRFNRQQFYQDLTIPFYGYNREGADIKKGIQDNWWRQGMMGSIKAHYDCIKVFSETDFTEDLKSVDFPVLVLHGDDDQIVPYQTTAVKAAQLLKKGKLIIYPGFSHGMPTTEAEIINKDILEFINA, from the coding sequence ATGAACAGATTAACAGTAAAAGACGGTACAGAGATTTATTTTAAAGATTTAGGAAAAGGACAGCCTATCTTTTTTCATCATGGCTGGCCACTGTCATCAGACGATTGGGATGCGCAAATGATGTTTTTCCTTGAGCAGGGATTTAGGGTCATCGCCCATGACAGAAGAGGTCATGGCAGATCAACCCAAACCTTCACAGGCAACGATATGGATACTTATGCAGCTGATGTTGCAGAACTGGTGAACTTTCTGGACCTGAAGGACGTGATCCACATCGGCCATTCTACAGGTGGTGGCGAAGCGATAAGATATGCGGCAAAATATGGTAAAGAACGGGTAGCCAAGGTGGTTCTGATCAGTGCCATCACACCTTATATGATCCAGGATGAAAATAATCCGGACGGAGTACCTTTGGCTGTTTTTGACGATATTCGCCACAACACCAGGTTTAACAGGCAACAGTTTTATCAGGATCTTACCATACCTTTCTACGGATATAATCGGGAAGGTGCCGACATCAAAAAAGGAATTCAGGACAATTGGTGGAGACAAGGAATGATGGGAAGCATAAAAGCGCATTATGATTGCATCAAAGTTTTTTCAGAAACTGACTTTACCGAAGATCTGAAAAGTGTAGATTTCCCGGTACTTGTTTTGCACGGTGACGATGATCAGATAGTGCCGTATCAAACCACAGCGGTTAAAGCTGCTCAGTTGTTGAAAAAAGGGAAGCTGATCATATATCCTGGATTTTCACACGGCATGCCAACTACAGAAGCCGAAATTATCAACAAGGATATACTTGAATTCATCAACGCTTAA
- a CDS encoding NAD(P)H-dependent oxidoreductase: MASGGEYSDGPYQRHYFVVPYLKSILGFLGMTDVTVYRAEGLNILGLQETALKKKVIAEIELTTP; the protein is encoded by the coding sequence GTGGCCTCCGGCGGCGAGTATTCTGATGGACCGTACCAACGTCATTATTTTGTAGTTCCCTATCTTAAAAGCATCCTCGGATTTTTAGGCATGACCGATGTTACCGTATACCGAGCAGAAGGACTTAACATTCTGGGGCTGCAGGAAACTGCCTTGAAAAAAAAAGTTATTGCAGAAATAGAACTTACAACGCCATAA
- a CDS encoding winged helix-turn-helix transcriptional regulator, whose product MYERKILPHLNCGLDLVGEVLYGKWKIRILWFIHEGHKRPSELQRKIPDVSRRVLNIQLKELEDHELVMRKIYPVMPPKVEYTLTEFGITLIPLIHAIGLWGDEHEDRLKKVILKQFAHTETETEH is encoded by the coding sequence ATGTATGAACGAAAGATCTTACCCCATCTTAATTGCGGCCTTGACCTGGTAGGAGAAGTACTTTATGGAAAGTGGAAGATCCGGATATTATGGTTCATTCATGAGGGTCATAAACGCCCCAGTGAACTACAGCGTAAGATACCTGATGTTTCCAGGAGGGTTTTGAATATCCAACTAAAAGAGCTGGAGGACCACGAACTTGTCATGCGTAAGATCTACCCGGTTATGCCCCCCAAAGTAGAATACACCCTGACGGAATTCGGCATAACACTGATACCATTGATCCATGCTATAGGGCTTTGGGGCGATGAACACGAGGATCGCCTGAAAAAAGTAATATTAAAACAATTCGCTCATACCGAAACGGAGACTGAACATTAA
- a CDS encoding SDR family oxidoreductase — protein sequence MRHEYNFSNELERKIALVTGGTKGAGKAIAKNLQAAGATVIITARNKPVDDDLELHFIPADLSHIEGTEKVVSEILTKFGRLDILINNLGGSDTPGGGFGVLTNEDWETSIRTNLLAPVSLDRGFLPQMLERGNGVIIHIGSIQGKLPLYESTLPYAAAKAGLINYSKGLSKEVASKGVRVLTVSPGWIMTDASERMMERISKSSNITKDEATNSVMHALGGIPMGRPAQPEEVADLVGFLVSPRAGYLTGTEFVIDGGTIPTI from the coding sequence ATGAGACACGAATATAATTTCTCAAATGAGCTGGAAAGAAAGATAGCCCTGGTAACAGGAGGAACAAAGGGCGCTGGTAAAGCCATTGCCAAAAATTTGCAGGCGGCCGGTGCAACGGTGATTATCACTGCAAGAAACAAACCTGTAGACGATGATCTGGAACTACATTTTATTCCGGCTGATCTTAGCCATATTGAGGGAACCGAAAAAGTGGTTAGTGAAATACTCACAAAATTTGGCAGGCTGGATATTCTGATCAACAACCTTGGCGGTTCAGATACGCCCGGCGGCGGATTTGGAGTATTAACTAATGAAGACTGGGAAACTTCTATCCGTACAAACCTGCTGGCACCGGTAAGTTTAGACAGAGGCTTTCTGCCGCAAATGCTGGAGCGTGGAAATGGCGTCATTATCCACATAGGTTCAATACAGGGTAAACTTCCATTATACGAATCAACGTTACCCTATGCCGCTGCAAAAGCAGGCCTGATCAATTATAGCAAGGGCCTTTCAAAAGAGGTGGCATCCAAAGGTGTACGTGTGCTCACCGTTTCGCCGGGCTGGATCATGACCGATGCTTCCGAACGAATGATGGAGCGGATCTCCAAAAGCTCGAATATTACTAAAGATGAAGCTACCAATAGCGTGATGCATGCCTTAGGCGGGATACCTATGGGCAGGCCCGCCCAGCCGGAAGAAGTAGCAGATTTAGTTGGCTTCCTGGTCTCGCCGCGAGCTGGCTATTTAACAGGTACCGAATTTGTAATTGACGGCGGAACCATACCAACTATTTAA
- a CDS encoding nuclear transport factor 2 family protein yields the protein MNLHKVVASLVEAQNNHDSLAYVECFTATAIVHDEGKTHKGKKEIQEWIEKSDREYHTELTPLNYEGTETESLLSAEVSGEFPGSPAVLQFHFGFKDGLISSLSITG from the coding sequence ATGAATTTACACAAAGTAGTAGCAAGCTTAGTAGAAGCTCAGAATAATCACGACAGCCTGGCATATGTTGAATGCTTTACAGCTACGGCCATTGTACATGACGAGGGTAAGACCCATAAGGGTAAGAAAGAGATTCAAGAATGGATCGAAAAATCAGATCGTGAATACCACACCGAATTAACGCCGCTTAATTATGAGGGAACGGAGACGGAGAGCTTGTTGTCCGCCGAGGTATCGGGTGAGTTTCCCGGAAGCCCTGCCGTACTTCAGTTTCACTTTGGTTTCAAAGACGGCCTCATCAGCTCATTGAGTATAACCGGATGA
- a CDS encoding helix-turn-helix domain-containing protein: MKQNIFDASLKTIGLILVNTESLDMINSDTYKAYIKVMYLPKGCKIKVDFNIYETECPALFFISPNQILTIENLCSESGYFIFYNRDFYCIQIHDEEVACDGLLFNNIHNMPMTAVPEHEATFIDHLFIQIENEFTLKDSSQEEMLRTYLKQLLIKSTRLWKQQHLGGVLSDPNNDPDSFRRFTQLVDAHYKEKHTVADYADLMLIAPKTLTQRFKRMNLPQPNEVIKNRIILEAKRLLVHTAMSAKEIAYELGYDDPAYFSRLFFIKTGESPSGFKSKYLAQKSGEAADLPG; encoded by the coding sequence ATGAAACAAAATATTTTTGACGCAAGCCTTAAAACCATAGGATTGATACTTGTAAATACCGAAAGTCTTGATATGATCAATTCTGATACTTATAAGGCTTATATCAAAGTCATGTACCTGCCTAAAGGATGCAAAATAAAAGTGGATTTTAACATTTATGAGACCGAATGCCCGGCGCTGTTTTTTATCAGCCCTAACCAGATTTTAACGATAGAGAATTTATGTTCCGAATCAGGCTATTTTATATTTTACAACCGTGACTTCTATTGTATCCAGATACATGACGAGGAGGTTGCCTGCGATGGCTTGTTGTTCAATAATATTCACAATATGCCAATGACGGCCGTACCTGAGCATGAGGCTACCTTTATTGATCATCTTTTCATTCAGATAGAGAATGAATTTACGCTTAAAGACTCTTCACAGGAGGAAATGCTCCGAACCTATTTAAAACAACTGCTTATTAAATCTACCCGGTTGTGGAAACAGCAGCATCTGGGCGGCGTGCTCAGTGACCCAAATAATGACCCAGATTCTTTCAGGCGATTTACGCAATTGGTTGATGCACATTACAAAGAAAAACACACAGTTGCTGACTATGCCGACCTAATGTTGATTGCACCTAAAACTCTTACGCAAAGGTTTAAACGCATGAACTTGCCGCAGCCAAATGAGGTAATCAAAAACCGCATTATTTTGGAGGCTAAAAGGCTTTTGGTGCATACGGCTATGTCTGCTAAAGAAATAGCTTACGAATTGGGTTACGATGACCCTGCCTATTTTAGCCGGTTGTTCTTCATAAAAACCGGGGAATCGCCTTCCGGTTTTAAGTCAAAATATCTCGCACAAAAGAGCGGAGAGGCTGCTGATCTTCCCGGCTGA
- the mnmE gene encoding tRNA uridine-5-carboxymethylaminomethyl(34) synthesis GTPase MnmE, with protein MIYHTNDTIVALATPNGSGAIGIIRLSGLEALSIIQKVFKGKDLTQQPSHTIHFGHIVDGDVILDEVLVSLFIAPRSYTRENVVEISCHGSAYIIESVIKLLIRKGARAAQPGEFTLRAFLNGQLDLSQAEAVADLIAANSKASQQTAMQQLRGGFSNQLKGLREQLVHFASLIELELDFSEEDVEFANRDQLKQLVVDILNILGRLIQSFELGNAIKNGINTVIAGRPNAGKSTLLNTLLNEERAIVSHIAGTTRDTIEEILNINGINFRLTDTAGIREATDTIEAIGVQKTMEKINQSAILVYVFDASQTTQKDLSADIESLKRPGMPMLIVANKIDLLTDEEVSELPALENVISVSAKEKQHIEELKNKIYHTAIKSDLTGDETLVTNIRHLEALQKTEEALSKVLYGINNPITSDFLAIDIKQALHYLGEITGTVTTDDLLENIFSKFCIGK; from the coding sequence ATGATTTATCATACTAACGATACTATTGTGGCGCTTGCCACTCCTAATGGTTCAGGTGCAATTGGTATTATTCGGTTGTCAGGCCTGGAGGCATTAAGCATTATCCAAAAAGTTTTTAAGGGTAAAGACTTAACTCAACAACCTTCGCATACCATACATTTTGGGCACATCGTTGACGGAGATGTCATTTTAGACGAAGTACTGGTATCGCTTTTTATTGCTCCCAGATCATACACTAGGGAAAACGTTGTTGAGATATCGTGTCACGGTTCAGCATATATCATTGAATCTGTAATTAAGTTACTGATTCGTAAAGGAGCACGTGCTGCACAACCCGGCGAATTTACTTTAAGAGCTTTCTTAAATGGTCAGCTCGATCTCTCACAGGCAGAGGCAGTTGCAGATTTGATTGCAGCTAACTCAAAAGCTTCGCAGCAAACGGCCATGCAGCAGTTGCGCGGAGGTTTTAGCAATCAGCTAAAAGGCCTGCGCGAGCAACTGGTCCACTTTGCATCATTAATTGAATTAGAGCTCGACTTTTCGGAAGAAGACGTAGAGTTTGCCAACCGCGACCAGTTAAAGCAATTGGTTGTGGATATACTGAATATACTCGGCCGACTGATCCAATCATTTGAGCTGGGCAACGCCATAAAAAACGGCATCAATACCGTAATTGCCGGTAGGCCTAATGCTGGTAAATCCACTTTGCTGAATACGCTGTTGAATGAGGAGCGGGCAATTGTAAGCCATATAGCGGGTACAACCAGAGATACCATTGAAGAGATCTTAAATATCAACGGTATCAATTTCCGGCTTACAGATACAGCTGGTATAAGAGAAGCAACAGATACCATTGAAGCCATTGGGGTACAAAAAACAATGGAAAAAATCAATCAGTCGGCAATATTGGTTTATGTATTCGATGCATCTCAAACAACTCAGAAAGATTTAAGCGCAGATATTGAAAGCCTGAAAAGGCCCGGTATGCCAATGCTGATTGTGGCTAATAAGATTGATCTGTTAACCGATGAAGAGGTTTCAGAATTACCGGCATTAGAAAATGTCATCAGTGTATCGGCTAAAGAGAAACAGCATATTGAAGAGCTAAAGAACAAGATCTACCATACAGCAATAAAGAGCGATCTCACAGGCGACGAAACTTTGGTAACTAACATTCGCCACTTGGAAGCACTGCAAAAAACTGAAGAAGCATTAAGCAAAGTATTGTATGGTATCAACAATCCGATTACATCAGACTTTTTAGCAATAGACATTAAACAAGCACTACATTACTTAGGCGAAATTACAGGTACAGTTACCACAGACGATTTGCTGGAAAATATATTTAGTAAGTTCTGTATCGGAAAGTAG
- a CDS encoding TIGR02757 family protein, with amino-acid sequence MIHDVKAFLDAKVAQYNRPEFIENDPIVIPHSFTLKQDIEIMGFWAAILAWGQRVTIIKKCRELITLMDGAPYDFIINHQEPDLKKLLTFKHRTFNDTDTLYFIQFFRYHYENFDSLEDAFLKPPAPLKGEVESQLPHSKYKSFIPPLGGQGVESSLNHFRSYFFSLPDYPHRTKKHISSPSQKSTCKRLNMFLRWMVRKDDCGVDFGLWNRLKPAELIMPCDLHVDRVARNLKLITRKQTDWQTAVELTEHLRQFDPLDPVKYDFALFGLGIEEKFGFGL; translated from the coding sequence ATGATTCACGACGTTAAAGCTTTTCTTGATGCTAAGGTTGCGCAATACAACCGTCCCGAGTTTATAGAAAACGACCCGATTGTAATTCCCCATAGCTTTACCCTGAAACAAGACATTGAGATCATGGGCTTTTGGGCGGCAATATTAGCTTGGGGACAGCGTGTTACCATCATCAAAAAATGCCGTGAACTCATAACACTTATGGATGGCGCTCCTTATGATTTTATTATCAATCACCAGGAACCGGATCTGAAAAAGCTTTTAACCTTTAAACACCGCACATTTAACGATACCGATACGCTGTATTTTATTCAGTTTTTCAGGTATCATTACGAGAATTTCGACAGCCTGGAGGATGCTTTTTTGAAGCCCCCCGCCCCCCTAAAGGGGGAGGTAGAATCTCAATTGCCTCATTCTAAATATAAATCTTTTATTCCCCCTTTAGGGGGGCAGGGGGTTGAATCATCCCTCAATCATTTTCGCTCATATTTCTTTTCATTACCCGACTATCCGCACCGCACTAAAAAACATATTTCATCGCCATCACAAAAATCAACCTGTAAGCGACTGAATATGTTTTTAAGATGGATGGTGCGTAAAGATGATTGCGGTGTTGATTTTGGACTATGGAACAGGTTGAAACCTGCAGAACTTATTATGCCCTGCGATTTACACGTAGACCGTGTAGCAAGAAATCTAAAACTAATAACCCGCAAACAAACCGATTGGCAAACTGCTGTTGAACTCACAGAACACCTGCGCCAGTTTGATCCGCTCGATCCCGTAAAATATGATTTTGCCTTATTTGGGTTAGGAATAGAAGAAAAGTTTGGTTTTGGCCTGTAG
- a CDS encoding cystathionine gamma-synthase, with protein sequence MKFATKAIHAGQEPDPSTGAVMTPIYQTSTYWQKAPGDNQGYEYSRGTNPTRQALEDCLAALENAKYGLAFSSGMGATDAVMKLLQPGDEVITGNDLYGGSYRIFTKIFANYGIKYHFLDLSDPAIIDQYVNENTKLIWIETPTNPTMQVVDIEAIAQKAKAHNLKLVVDNTFASPYLQNPIDLGADIVMHSVTKYIGGHSDVVMGALMLNDDELYKRLWFIYNSCGATPGPMDSFLVLRGIKTLHLRMKAHCENGRKVAEFLKTHPKVDKIYWPGFTDHPNHHIAAKQMRDFGGMISIVLKDADLKETFRIASNFKVFTLAESLGGVESLINHPATMTHASIPKETREAAGVVDNLLRLSVGVEDIDDLLEDLEKALS encoded by the coding sequence ATGAAATTCGCAACTAAAGCTATACATGCAGGGCAGGAGCCCGATCCATCAACAGGTGCGGTAATGACACCGATATACCAAACGTCGACTTACTGGCAAAAAGCGCCGGGCGATAACCAGGGTTACGAGTACTCTCGCGGAACGAACCCAACCCGTCAGGCACTTGAAGACTGTCTGGCTGCTTTAGAAAATGCAAAATATGGTTTGGCATTCTCAAGTGGCATGGGTGCTACCGATGCTGTAATGAAGCTATTACAACCGGGCGACGAAGTAATCACCGGCAACGACCTTTACGGTGGCTCTTACCGTATCTTCACCAAGATCTTTGCTAATTACGGCATCAAGTATCATTTTCTTGACCTGTCTGATCCTGCAATTATTGATCAGTATGTGAACGAAAACACCAAACTGATCTGGATTGAAACGCCAACTAATCCAACCATGCAGGTGGTAGATATTGAAGCGATTGCACAAAAAGCAAAAGCACATAATCTGAAACTTGTAGTTGATAATACTTTTGCATCGCCATATCTGCAAAACCCGATAGACTTGGGTGCCGATATTGTAATGCACTCGGTTACTAAATACATTGGAGGCCACTCTGACGTAGTAATGGGTGCATTAATGCTGAACGACGATGAATTGTATAAACGCTTATGGTTCATTTACAACTCATGCGGTGCTACTCCCGGACCGATGGACAGTTTCCTGGTACTGCGTGGTATTAAAACACTTCATCTACGTATGAAAGCGCATTGTGAGAACGGGCGTAAGGTAGCCGAGTTTTTAAAAACACATCCAAAGGTTGATAAGATTTACTGGCCAGGTTTTACAGATCATCCGAACCATCATATTGCTGCTAAGCAAATGCGCGATTTTGGCGGCATGATTTCCATTGTTTTGAAGGATGCGGACTTGAAAGAAACCTTCCGCATTGCATCAAACTTTAAAGTATTTACACTGGCCGAATCATTGGGAGGAGTAGAGTCCCTGATCAATCACCCAGCTACAATGACGCATGCTTCTATCCCTAAAGAAACACGCGAAGCAGCAGGTGTAGTGGATAACCTTTTGCGTTTAAGCGTTGGGGTAGAGGACATTGACGATTTATTGGAAGATCTGGAAAAAGCGCTTTCTTAG